The nucleotide window GAGGCAGTCTCTTCTTTAGGGCGTGCATGCCGCCCCTAGTGCCTATAGCCCTTCACTATGGCACTAAGTGGTTGGCATTGTTGGACAATACTATTCATCTACCTATCGTCACATTTCACTGTTGTTCCTTCTTTTGGAGCTTCTGACTCTGAATTGCTCCTTCAAGTCAAGGAGAACTTGCAAACCCACAACGATGAATTGTCCTCGTGGAACGCTTCGATTCCTCCTTGTTCTGGTGCTCGTTCCAATTGGCGCGGGGTTCTCTGCCACGAAGGAAAAGTGTGGGGCGTGAAGCTTGAGAACATGGGCCTCAAAGGGGTCATTGATGTGGACTCTCTCAAAGGCTTGCCTTATCTTAGAACGTTGAGTTTCATGAACAATGATTTCGAGGGTGCATGGCCTGAAATTGACCACCTCATTGGTCTAAAGTCTATTTATCTTTCCAACAACAAGTTTTCTGGGGAGATTCCTTTTAGAACTTTTGAAGGGTTGAAGTGGTTGAAGAAGGTTCATTTGTCCAACAACCATTTCACCGGTGCTGTTCCAACTTCGCTCGTATTGTTGCCGAGGCTCATAGAGTTGAGGTTGGAGGGAAACAAATTCAATGGTCCCATTCCACGTTTTACTCGCCATAACAAATTGAAATCATTTAGCGTTGCTAACAATGAGTTGAGTGGCGAAATTCCTGCCTCCCTTAGAAGGATGCCAGTTTCTTCCTTTTCTGGTCAGTACTAGTGACTCATTAATATTTCATTAACATTTGCCcgatcaaaaaaatatttcattagcatttcaattattaatatataacataTCAGTCTTAACCAGTAACCTTAgaacattgataaaaaaaatgagaaaatatttaatgtgaaaatcatagaaaaagtaaaaaagtcaTGAACAATACAACTTTATCCattccaataaaaaaagtttCTACTTTGTTCCTTAACAAGTGCACTAAGGGAAGTGGTCAGCATTTGTCATAACATATAtagatgttttgattttttgtgtTGACATGACACTAAAGCATAGCATCAATGTTCTAAATAATGAGCATGCAGGTAATGAAAGGTTATGTGGAGGCCCGTTGGGAGCATGTAATTCGAAGCCCTCGACTTTGAGCATTGTTGTGGCTGTGGTGGTTGTTTGTGTGGCAGTGATTATGATTGCAGCAGTAGTATTATTCATCCTTCACAGAAGAAGAAATCAAGGGTCAGCAACGTCCGTGGAGAATCCACCCTCTGGGTGTAACAAAGGACGTTTGAGGGAAGTGGGTAGTGAAAGTATGAGGTCAACAAGATCAATAAGCTCCAACCACAGCAGAAGAGGGGACCACACGAAGCTATCTTTTCTGAGAGATGATAGGCAGAGGTTTGATTTGCATGAGTTGCTGAGAGCCTCTGCAGAGATTTTGGGCAGTGGCTGTTTTAGCTCTTCTTACAAGGCTGCTTTGTTGAATGGCCCAACAATAGTGGTGAAGAGGTTCAAGCAGATGAACAATGTGGGGAAGGAAGAGTTTCAAGAGCACATGAGAAGGCTAGGGAGGTTGAGCCATCCTAACTTGCTTCCTCCTCTGGCTTACTATTATAGAAAGGAGGAGAAGCTCGTCGTCACTGACTATGTTCAGAATGGCAGCCTAGCTGTTCGCCTTCAcggtaataattattataaaagttaacaatctGTGCATTGTGATTAAATGACCTTTAGTGACttctattatttattcatatataaattGACAAATTAACATTTCTTTACAAATATCTTTACTTGTTTCAGGACACCAATCCATTGGAGAACCAAGCCTTGATTGGCCAATCCGGTTGAAGATAGTGAAAGGCATAGCAAAAGGTCTTGAATATCTATACAAGGACATGCCAAGCCTAATTGCACCCCATGGAAATCTCAAGTCCTCTAATGTTCTCTTGACTGAATCATTCGAGCCACTCCTCACAGACTATGGCTTAGTCCCAGTGATAAACCAGGATCTGGCTCAGGACATCATGGTGATATACAAGTCTCCTGAGTACTTGCAACAAGGAAGAATTACAAAGAAGACTGATGTGTGGTGCCTTGGAATACTAATTCTTGAGATTCTAACTGGGAAGTTCCCTGCTAACTTCTTGCAACAAGGTAAAGGGAGTGAGGTGAGTTTGGCAAGTTGGATTCATTCAGTTGTCCCAGAAGAGTGGACAAGTGCTGTGTTTGATCAAGAAATGGGGGCAACAAAGAACAGTGAGGGAGAGATGGGGAAGCTTCTCAAGATTGCCTTGAATTGTTGTGAAGGGGATGTGGATAAGAGGTGGGAtttgaaagaagcagttgagaAAATCCAGGAGGTCAAGCAGAGGGATCatgatcaagagaatttttttacttcttatGCTAGTGAAGCAGACATGAAGTCTTCAACTTGAATATTGTATGATTGCTGAGACTACGTACCTTAATTAGTTATTGATTCCTAGATTTTCTGTCCCTTTGAAAAGAATGCCACATGACATGAACGGGAGATGGAATATCTgggacttttttctttctgcTATGGTCTTTCATGATGTAATAGCCATGCATAATgcaggaaagaaaaaa belongs to Glycine soja cultivar W05 chromosome 5, ASM419377v2, whole genome shotgun sequence and includes:
- the LOC114413495 gene encoding pollen receptor-like kinase 1; this encodes MALSGWHCWTILFIYLSSHFTVVPSFGASDSELLLQVKENLQTHNDELSSWNASIPPCSGARSNWRGVLCHEGKVWGVKLENMGLKGVIDVDSLKGLPYLRTLSFMNNDFEGAWPEIDHLIGLKSIYLSNNKFSGEIPFRTFEGLKWLKKVHLSNNHFTGAVPTSLVLLPRLIELRLEGNKFNGPIPRFTRHNKLKSFSVANNELSGEIPASLRRMPVSSFSGNERLCGGPLGACNSKPSTLSIVVAVVVVCVAVIMIAAVVLFILHRRRNQGSATSVENPPSGCNKGRLREVGSESMRSTRSISSNHSRRGDHTKLSFLRDDRQRFDLHELLRASAEILGSGCFSSSYKAALLNGPTIVVKRFKQMNNVGKEEFQEHMRRLGRLSHPNLLPPLAYYYRKEEKLVVTDYVQNGSLAVRLHGHQSIGEPSLDWPIRLKIVKGIAKGLEYLYKDMPSLIAPHGNLKSSNVLLTESFEPLLTDYGLVPVINQDLAQDIMVIYKSPEYLQQGRITKKTDVWCLGILILEILTGKFPANFLQQGKGSEVSLASWIHSVVPEEWTSAVFDQEMGATKNSEGEMGKLLKIALNCCEGDVDKRWDLKEAVEKIQEVKQRDHDQENFFTSYASEADMKSST